The genomic DNA CTCCGCCTGGGTCAGGTTCTCCTTCAGCGACACGAGCGGGTTCACCGCGGATATCGTGCCGCCCCCCGCGCCGTCGCCGCCGTCGCCGCCCAGCAGGCCGCCGTCCAGCGACGGCAGGACGCCCGGGAGGACCACCGCGACGCCCAGCGCCAGCGCGCCGATCCGCCGCCCGGTGCGCAGCGGGGCGGCCGCCGGCCCGTCCGGTACGCCGAGCGCGGCCGGGCCGGCGGCCGGGGACCCGGGCCCGCCGAGGACCCGGCCCCACCGGGTGAAGTGGTCGCGGCCCTCCGCCAGCAGCAGCACCAGGTACCCGGCCGCCGCCACCAGGAACCACAGCCAGCCCGCCCCGCCGCCGCCCGAGAGCCCGGCCGCGACCGAGTACAGCGCCAGCAGCGGCAGCCCCGCCGGGGCCGCGCTGCGGAACGTCACGGCGAGGGCGTCCACCGCCAGGCCGATCAGCAGCACCCCGCCGACCAGCATCAGCCGGATGCCGTCCGTCACCGGGGCCGGCGGCGCGTACTGGCCCACGTCCTGCGCGCCCGCCTGCAGCAGCGCGCCGAACCGGCGGAACACGTCCGGTGACGGCAGCACCCAGGCCACCGCCTGCTCCCGGGCGAAGAAGACCGTCAGCAGCACGAGGCCCACCGCGACCTGGGAGGCCACGGTCAGCGGCCGCGCCAGCGAGGCCCGCCGCGCGGCCGCGCCCGCCCCGGCCACGGCCGCCAGCAGCAGCACCGCCTGCACGATCCAGCCGATCTCGCCGACCAGCGGCAGCAGCGCGCACGCCGCCGCCACCGTGGCGACCAGGGCACACACCGCCAGGCGTCCGCCACCGTTCATGACCAACCCCCCGAGAACCCCGTCGTACCACCGGCGGCGACCGCTCCCGCGCCCGGCACGGCATGCCGCCACAGCGAGGCGAGCGAGTCACCCGGCCGCACCGGCACCGCCGACCAGCCCGCCTCCCGGAGGCGCCGCACCGCGTCCGGCGTGCCGGCGCCCGCGCCGTCCAGGACGAACGCGACCGCCGCGCCGCCGCGCCGCCGCATCCGGCCCGCCAGCTCCGCCTGCGCCGCGTCCAGCTCCCCGAAGAACGCGATCAGCAGCCCCTCGCCCCCGGAGCGCAGCGCGTCCTGCGCCCGGTCGAGGCCCGCCTCGTCCGAGTGGTCCACCACCGCGAGCGCGTCCATCACCAGCCCCGCCGTGTCCGCCGCCCCGGATCCCGGGGCCACGTATCCGTCCGGGCCGTCGCCGGGCAGCGCGTCCCCGGTGTCCGTCAGCAGCCGCACCGCGTAGCCGCGTTCCAGCATGTGCGTCACCGCCGACGCGGCGCCCTCCACCGCCCACTCGAACGACGGGCCGGGCCCGTCGTTCCCGTACGCCTCCGCGCGGGTGTCCAGCAGCACGGTGCAGCGGGCCTGCCGCGGCTGCTCCTCGCGCCGCACCATCAGCTCGCCGTACCGCGCCGTGGACCGCCAGTGCACCCGGCGCAGGTCGTCGCCGTACCGGTACTCGCGGGGGATGACGTCGTCCTCGCCGACCCGGGCCGGTGCGCCGTGCCGTCCGTCGCCGCGGCCCGGCGCCTCGCCGGGGAGCCGGACGGCCGGCAGCGGCTCCGTCCGCGGCACGACCGTCAGCATGTCGTACGCGCTGAACGAACGCGTCAGCTCGCACATCCCGAACGGGTCGCTCAGCCTCAGCTGCAGTGGGCCCAGCGGATAGCGCCCGCGCAGGTCGGAGCGGACCCGGTACGACACCTCGCGCCTGCCGCCCGGCTCCACCCGGTCGAGCGCGAACCGGGGCCGCGGCCCCAGCACGTACGGCACGTGGTCCTGGAGCATCAGCAACCCGGTCGGCACCCGCGACACGTTCTCCATGCGCAGCCGCACCCGGGCCTCCGCGCCGGCGGCCACCCGCTGCGGGGAGAGCCACCGGCTGCCCGTGACCCGGTGGCGCGTGCGGTACAGCACCGTCGCGCACACCAGGGGCAGCGCCGCCAGCAGCAGGCCCACGCGCAGCAGGTCCGGCTGGCCGAGCACGTACGCGCACACCACCGCCGCCACCCCGGCCGCCAGGAACGACCGGCCGCGCGTGGTCAGTCCGCCCAGGGCGCCCCGGAACCCGCTCCGGACGGCGCCGTCCGGGCCGGCGGGACCCGCGGCCGCCATCACAGCCGCCGCAGACCGGGCCGCTGGGCGAGGAACGCCTCCCCGGCGGGTTGCTGGGCGACCGCGGGCACGGGCGTGCGCTGCAGGATGTCCGCCACGACCTGCTCGGCGGTCCGCCGGTTCAGCTGCGCCTGCGCGGTCGGCAGCAGCCGGTGCGCCAGCACGGGCACGGCCAGCGCCTGCACGTCGTCGGGGAGCGTGTACGCGCGGCCGCCCAGCGCGGCGGCGGCCTTCGCGGCCCGCAGCAGGTGCAGCGTCGCGCGCGGGGAGGCGCCCAGCCGCAGGTCCGGGTGCGTCCGGGTCGCCCCGACCAGGTCCACCGCGTACCGCCGGACCGACTCGGCCACGTGGACGCCGCGCACCGCGTCGATCAACTTCACCACGTCGTGGGCGTGCGCCACCGGCTGGATGCCGTCCAACGGGGACGCCTCGCCGTGGGTGTCCAGCATCCGCAGCTCGGCCTCGGCGCTCGGGTAGCCGATCGAGACGCGCGCCATGAAGCGGTCCCGCTGGGCCTCCGGCAGCGGATACGTTCCTTCCATCTCCACCGGGTTCTGCGTGGCCACCACCATGAACGGGCTCGGCAGCTCGTACGACCGCCCGTCGACGGTGACCTGACGCTCCTCCAGCGACTCCAGCAGCGCGGACTGCGTCTTCGGCGAGGCGCGGTTGATCTCGTCGCCGATCACGATCTGGGAGAAGATCGCGCCCGGCTTGAACTCGAACTCGCGCCGCTGCTGGTCGTAGACCGACACGCCCGTGATGTCGGACGGCAGCAGGTCGGGCGTGAACTGGATCCGCCGCACCGAGCAGTCGATGGACCGCGCGAGCGCCTTCGCCAGCATCGTCTTGCCGACCCCCGGGACGTCCTCGATGAGGAGGTGCCCCTCGGCCAGCAGCACGGTCAGCGAGAGCCCTACGACCTCGGGCTTGCCCTCGATCACACCCTCCACCGATCGGCGGACCCGCTCCGCTGTGGTGGTCAGGTCAGTGAGGCTCGCTCGGTCGTCATAGGTCGTCACCCGGCCCTCCTCGGCCCTTTCGATCACGGGCCGGCGCGACGAGGCGCGGCACGGCCCACCCGGAAACACGGACACCGCCCGCGGCGCGTTCCCTGCGGTCCGGGAGGGGTGTCCCCTCGCATTCTTCTCGTCGTGCAGCGCGGTGTCACTCGGCTGTGGACAACCGCGGGCGATATGTCAGGGCTTCGGCGGGTCGGTCCCGCGGTCGGCACCGCCCCGGCGGCCACGGCGCGCCGGGGCGGTGCCGACCCCCGGGCCGCTCAGGCCGGGTCGACCTCCCGCAGCAGGCCGGTCGTCACGTCGAAGACGAAGCCCCGCACGTCGTCGGTGTGCTGGAGGAAGGGCGAGGTGCGCACCCGCTGCATCGACTGCCGGACGTCCTGGTCGACGTCCCGGAAGGCCTCCACCGCCCAGGTGGGACGCTGCCCGACCTCCTGCTCCAGCTCGTCGCGGAAGCCCTCGGTGATCCTCTCCAGGCCGCACCCCGTGTGGTGCACGAGGGCGATGCTGCGGGTGCCGAGCGCCCGCTGGCTGATGGTGAGCGAGCGGATCACGTCGTCCGTGACCACACCGCCCGCGTTGCGGATGGTGTGGCAGTCGCCCAGGTGGAGGCCGAGCGCGGCGTGCAGGTCGAGGCGGGCGTCCATGCAGGCGACGATGGCCACCTTGAGCACGGGCCGCGCGTCCATCCCGGGGTCGGTGAACTGCTCGGCGTAGTGGCGGTTGGCCTCGACGAGGCGGTCGGTGACCGTCTCGTTCCGGACATCGATCGGGGAGTGCGCGGAAGTCGACATGGCTATGACGTTAGTGGCCGGACCCCCGCGCGGCCCGTCCCGAGAGGGGACAAAGAGCCTCAATGAGGGGCGCTGTGAGGTACCCCACAGGAAGAACCCGAAGGGTGGTACGTCCCGGTTCCTTCTCCTCGTCCGGACCCCGGGCGACGCGCTGACCGGTTGATTGACCGCGCCGGGGAGTGGACTAGAGTGGCGCGGAGTTCACGGAGACATTGAGCGAATTCCGAGCGATTTCCGCAGTTTCTCCTCCGCGTGCGCGGTGACATGTACGGCTCGGCCCCTCCGCCCGCCGGTCGGCCGACGCCCCCTCCGGCGCCGGTGGCCCGGTGGTACGTACGCCGCGCGGGACCTGAGAGGGCAGATGAGAGGGCGCGATGGGGGTGCCGCCGGCCCGGAGCCGGTGGAACTCCCCGACAAGGACGGCGGCGAACGGCCGGGCGGGAACACCCGGCACGTCCCCGTGATGCTCCGACGGTGCCTGGACCTGCTCGCTCCCGCGCTGGAGCGGCCCGGGGCGGTCGTCGTCGACTGCACCCTCGGCCTCGGCGGCCACAGCGAGGCACTGCTCGGCCGGTTCCCCGGGGCGCGGCTCGTCGCCCTCGACCGCGACACCGAGGCGCTGCGCCTCTCCGGTGAGCGCCTCGCCCGCTTCGGCGACCGCGCCGCGCTCGTCCACGCCGTCTACGACGAGCTCCCCGACGTCCTCGAACGGCTCGGCGTCCCGCGCGTCCAGGGCGTCCTGTTCGACCTCGGTGTCTCCTCCATGCAGCTCGACGAGGCCGACCGCGGCTTCGCCTACGCCCAGGACGCCCCGCTCGACATGCGCATGGACCAGACGGCGGGCGTCAGCGCCGCCGAGGTCCTCAACACGTACCCGCCCGGCGAACTGGTCCGCGTCCTGCGCGCCTACGGCGAGGAGAAGCAGGCCAAGCGGATCGTCGCCGCCATCGTGCGGGAGCGGGAGAAGGAGCCGTTCACCCGCAGCGCCCGCCTGGTCGAGCTGATCCGCGACGCCCTGCCGCAGGCCGCCAAGCGCACCGGCGGCAACCCGGCCAAACGGACCTTCCAGGCCCTGCGCATCGAGGTCAACGGCGAGCTGGCCGTACTGGAGCGGGCGATCCCGGCCGCCGTGCGGGCCCTCGCGGTCGGCGGGCGGATCGCCGTCCTGTCGTACCACTCGCTGGAGGACCGCCTGGTCAAACAGGTGTTCGCCGCGGGCGCCGCCACCACGGCACCGCCCGGTCTGCCCGTGGTCCCCGAGCGGTACCAGCCGCGACTCAAGCTCCTGACCCGCGGCGCCGAACTCCCCACCGAGGAGGAGGTCGCCGAGAACCGCAGGGCCGCGCCGGCCCGGCTGCGCGGCGCGGAACGGATCAGGGAGGACGCGTGACGAAGGCGGGGCCTCCGAAGGGGCGCGCGGCCCGGCTCGCCCGGTTCGTGCCGTCCGGGCCGGGCACCGCCGCCCGCACCCCCTTCGTCCTGCTCGTCGTGGTCCTCCTCGGCGGCGGACTCATCGGGCTCCTGCTCCTCAACACCTCCCTGAGCCAGGGGTCCTTCAAGCTGGCCGAGCTGAAACGGAGGACCACCGAGCTCACCGACCAGGAGCAGGCCCTCCAGCGGGAGGTCGACACCCGCTCCGCCCCCGACGCGCTGGAGCGGCGGGCCCGCGAGCTGGGCATGGTGCCCGGCGGCGCCCCCGCCTTCCTGGAACCGGACGGCACGGTCCGCGGCCTCCCCGGCCCGGCCCCCGCCGCACCCGGCGCCCTCCCCGGCGCGGACCCGTCACCGCAGCTCGCGTCCGCCCCCGTGCCCCGCGCCCCCGCGGCCCCGGCCCCCGTCCCGACGACCCCCGGCAGGTGAGCAGTGCCCTCCCAGGAACCTCCGCACCGCCGCGCCCCCCGGCCCTCCGGCGCCCGGCGCACCCCGGGCGCCGCCCGTGCGGACCGCGCCGGCCGCCCGCGCCCCGCGCCCCGCCCGGGGCAGGCCCCGCCCCGGTCCGCGCGCCCGCTCCGCCTCGGCAACCCGCGCCCCCGCCTCCGCCTGGTCAGCCTCGGCCTGACCCTCGTCATGCTGGCGTTCGTCGTACGGCTCCTCCAGGTCCAGGCCGTCGACGCCGCCGCCTACGCCGCCAAGGCCGAGAAGAACCGCTACCTGAGCCACAAGCTGGCCGCCGAGCGCGGCGAGATCACCGACCGCTCCGGCATCGCGCTGGCCACCAGCGTCGACGCGTACGACATCACCGCCGACCCGAAGATGTTCACCCCGCAGGAGAGCAAGGTCCCCGACGCGCCCGAGCAGGCGGCCGCCCTCCTCGCCCCGATCCTCGGCAAGGACCCGGACGAGCTGGTCCGCACCCTCAAGGCACCGCCGTCCCCGCGCTACGCCGTCCTCGCCCGCAAGCAGACCCCGCAGGTCTGGAACCAGATCAGGGGCCTCAAAAGGCTCCTCGCGAAGAAGGCCCGCGAGGACGCGGCCGGAGGCGGCCCCGGCGTCAGCGTCCTGGCCGGCGTGCTGAGCGAGAAGAGCAGCAGGCGCGTCTACCCGAACGGTTCCCTCGGCGCGGGGATACTCGGCTACGTCAACACCGAGGGCCGCGGTGCCGGCGGCCTCGAGGCGATGCTCGACCGGGAACTCGCCGGCCGGGACGGCAGCATCACCTACGCCCACTCCGGCGGCCGCCGGGTGCCCACCGCCGGCGCCCGCGAGACGCCCGCCGTACCCGGCTCCGACATCGAGCTGACCATCGACCGCGACATCCAGTGGGCCGCCCAGAAGGCCATCGCCGAGCAGGTCGCCGCCTCCCGCGCCGACCGCGGCTACGTCGTCGTCCAGAACGTCCGGACCGGCGAGATCCTCGCCATGGCCAACGCCCCCGGGTTCGACCCCAACGACCTGTCGCGGGCCGATTCCGCCGCCATGGGGAACGCCGCCCTCCAGGACGCCTTCGAACCCGGCTCCACCGCCAAGGTGATGTCGATGGCGGCCGTACTGGAGGAGGGCGTCGCCACGCCCTCCACCCACGTCGTCGTCCCCAACCGGCTGCACCGCGGCGACCGCCTCTTCAAGGACGACGTCGACCACCCCACCTGGTACCTGACGCTCAACGGCGTCCTCGCCAAGTCGTCCAACATCGGCACCATCCTCGCCACCGGCCAGCTCGGCCGGAACCAGGCGGAGGCCAACCGGGTCCTCCACGCGTACCTGCGCAAGTTCGGCATCGGCAGCCCCACCGGCCTCGGCTACCCGGGCGAGACCTCTGGCATCCTCGCCCACCCGCGGAGCTGGAACACCTCCCAGCAGTACACGATCCCCTTCGGCCAGGGACTGTCCGTCAACGCCGTGCAGGCCGCCTCCGTCTACTCGACCATCGGCAACGGCGGCGTCCGCGTCGCACCCACCCTGGTCCGCGGCACCCGGGGCCCCGACGGCCGCTTCGCCCCCGCCCCCGCGCCGGACAGGACGCGTGTCGTGAGCGAGAAGACCGCCGAAACCCTCGCCGCCATGCTGGAATCGGTCGTCGACGACCGGGAGGGCACCGGCACCAGGGCCGCCATCCCCGGCTACCGCGTCGCCGGCAAGACCGGCACCGCCAACCGGGTCGACCCGCGACTCGGCCGCTACAAGGGGTACACCGCCTCCTTCGCCGGGTTCGCACCCGCCGACGACCCCCGGATCACCGTCTACTGCGCCATCCAGAACCCCACCCGGGGCAGCTACTTCGGCGGCCAGATCTGCGGCCCGGTCCACAAGAAGGTCATGGAGTTCGCCCTGAAGACCCTGCACATCGCGCCGACCGGAGCACGGCCCCCGCGCATGCCGGTCACCTTCACGCCCGGCAGCTGAGCCGAGGGGAGCCCCAGTGACGACGATCACGCCAGACGACGGGAACCGATCCGGCGGCGGCCGCGAACCGGCGGCCTCATTTAGCCCGATCACGGGTGCGCCCGGTACGCTCACCGCCGTGCCCCACCCTGATCAGCCCCGAACCACCGACCAGGACGTCCCCGCGAAACAGCCGGGGGCGCCCCGCCCGGCCCGGGTCCGCCCCACGCCCCTCGGCGAACTGGCCGCCCGGCTGGCCGCACCCGCTCCGCACGGGCCGGACCGGCCGTTCGAGGGACGGGTCACCGGCATCACCCACGACTCCCGGGCGGTACGCCCCGGGGACGTGTACGCCGCGCTGCCGGGCGCCCGGCTGCACGGCGCCGACTTCGCCGCCCAGGCCGCCGGCCTCGGCGCCGCCGCGATCCTCACCGACCCTGCGGGAGCCGACCGCGCCGCGGCGACCGGCCTGCCCGTCCTGGTGGCCGACGACCCGCGCGGCCGGATGGGCGAACTCGCCGCCGAGATCTACGGCCGTCCCGGCTCCGGCCTCCTCACCATCGGGATCACCGGCACGTCCGGCAAGACCACCACCGCGTACCTCGTCGAAGGCGGCCTCAGGGCCGCCGGGCGCACCCCCGGGCTGATCGGCACCGTCGAGACGCGCATCGGCGACGAGCGCGTCAGGTCCGAGCGGACCACCCCCGAGGCCACCGACCTCCAGGCCCTGCTCGCCGTCATGCGGGAGCGCGGCGTGGAGGCGGTCGCCATGGAGGTGTCCAGCCACGCCCTCGTGCTCGGCCGGGTCGACGGCTGCGTCTTCGACGTCGCCGTCTTCAGCAACCTCAGCCCGGAGCACATGGAGTTCCACTCCGGCATGGAGGACTACTTCCGGGCCAAGGCGCAGCTGTTCACCCCGCGCCGCTCCCGCCGGGGGGTCGTCAACCACGACGACGAGTACGGCAGGAGACTGGCCGCCGAGGCGACCGTGCCCGTCGTCACCTTCTCCGCCGACGGCGACCCGGACGCCGACTGGCGTGCCGAGGACGTCCGCAGCGGCCCCCTCGGCAGCACGTTCACCATCGTCGGCCCCGGGGGCGAGCGGATCGACGCCCGGGCGCCGCTGCCGGGTCCGTTCAACGTCGCCAACGCCCTCGCCGCCGTCGTCGCCCTCGCCGTCGCCGGCGTCGACCCGCGGACGGCCGCCGACGGCGTCGCCGCCGTGCCCGGCGTGCCCGGTCGGCTGGAGCGCGTCGACGCCGGTCAGCCGTACCTCGCCGTGGTCGACTACGCCCACAAGACCGACGCCGTCGAGTCCGTGCTGCGCTCCCTGCGCAAGGTCACCGAGGGCGGGATCCACATCGTCCTCGGCTGCGGGGGCGACCGCGACGTCACCAAGCGGGGCCCCATGGGCGCCGCCGCGGCGCGCCTCGCCGACACCGCCGTGCTGACCTCCGACAACCCGCGCTCCGAGGACCCCCTCGCGATCCTCTCCGCGATGCTCGCCGGCGCCGCCCGGGTACCCGCCCGCGAACGGGGCACCGTCCTCGTCGACCCCGACCGCGCCTCCGCGATCGCCGCCGCCGTGGCCCGCGCGCGGCCGGGCGACACCGTGCTCGTCGCGGGCAAGGGCCACGAGCAGGGCCAGGACATCGCAGGCGTGGTACGGCCCTTCGACGACCGCCAGGTCCTGCGGGAAGCCATCCAGAACAGTCAGGGATGAAGAAGTGATCGCCCTCTCCCTCACCGAGATCGCCGAAATCGTCGGCGGGCAGACGCACGACATACCGGATCCGGAGGTACGGGTCACCGGTTCCGTGGTCTACGACTCCCGCCAGGTCGAGCCCGGCGGTCTCTTCGCCGCGTTCGCCGGTGAGAACGCCGACGGGCACGACCACGCACGCGGCGCCGTCGAGGCCGGAGCGGTGGCCGTCCTGGCCACCCGGCCCGTCGGCGTCCCCGCCGTCGTCGTGCCCGACGTGACCGCCGCCCTCGGCGCGCTCGCCCGCGCCGTCGTCGGGCGGCTCGGCACCACCGTGGTCGCCTTGACGGGCTCGGCCGGCAAGACCAGCACCAAGGACCTCGTCGCGCAGCTCCTCCAACGCCTGGGCCCCACCGTCTGGCCGGCCGGCAACCTCAACAACGAGATCGGCCTTCCGGTGACCGCTCTGCGCGCCACCGCGGAGACCCGGCACCTCGTCCTGGAGATGGGCGCGCGCGGCGTCGGCCACATCCGCTACCTCACCGGGCTGACCCCGCCCCGCATCGGCCTCGTCCTCAACGTGGGCTCCGCCCACATCGGCGAGTTCGGCGGCCGTGAGCGGATCGCCCAGGCGAAGGGCGAGCTCGTCGAGTCCCTCCCGCCCGCCGAGGAGGGCGGCGTGGCCGTCCTCAACGCCGACGACCCGCTCGTGAAGGCCATGGCGTCCCGCACCGAGGCGCGCGTGGTCTTCTTCGGCGAGTCCCCGGAAGCGTCCGTACGCGCCGAAAATGTCCGTCTCACAGAGGACGGACGGCCTTCTTTCCGCCTCCACACACCCACCGGGTGCAGCGATGTGACCATGCGCCTGTACGGTGAGCACCACGTGTCGAACGCGCTCGCCGCGGCCGCCGTCGCCCATGAGCTGGGCATGCCCGTGCACGAGATCGCCGCCGCGCTCTCCGAGGCGGGCTCCCTCTCCCGCTGGCGCATGGAGGTCACCGAGCGTCCGGACGGTGTGACGATCGTCAACGACGCCTACAACGCGAATCCCGAGTCCATGCGGGCCGCTCTGCGCGCGCTCGCGGCCATGGGCGAGGCCGCACGGGCCAGGGGGGACGCACGTGGGCGGTGCTCGGCCTGATGGCCGAGCTCGGCGACGAGGCGCTCGCCGAGCACGACGCGGTCGGGCGGCTCGCCGTCCGGCTCAATGTCGGCAAGCTCGTCGCAGTCGGGGGCAGGGAAGCGTCCTGGCTGCAACTGGGCGCATACAACGAGGGTTCGTGGGGTGAGGAGTCGGTGCACGTGTCCGACGCGCAGGCGGCGATCGACCTGTTGCGCAGTGAACTGCGTCCGGGTGACGTCGTGCTGGTGAAGGCTTCCAGGTCGGTCGGGCTCGAGCGGGTCGCCCAGGCACTGCTCGAGAACACCACCGAGGGCGAGGTCGCCGGCCGATGAGGCAGATCCTCTTCGCGGGGGCCATCGGGCTCTTCCTGACCCTGATCGGTACGCCGCTGCTGATCAAGCTCCTGGCCCGCAAGGGGTACGGGCAGTTCATCCGGGACGACGGCCCGCGCACCCACGGCAGCAAGAAGGGCACGCCCACCATGGGCGGCATCTCCTTCATCCTGGCCACGCTCATCGCGTACGCCCTGGCCAAGGTCATCACCGGTGAGGACCCGTCGTACTCGGGCGTCCTGGTGCTGTTCCTGATGGCCGGCATGGGCCTCGTCGGGTTCCTCGACGACTACATCAAGATCGTCAAGCAGCGGTCGCTCGGCCTGCGGGCCAAGGCCAAGATGGCCGGCCAGCTGATCGTCGGCATCGCCTTCGCCGTCCTCGCCCTGCAGTTCTCCGACAAGCGGGGGCTGGCCCCGGCCTCCACCAAGCTGTCGTTCATCACCGACTTCGGCTGGACCATCGGCCCGGTGCTGTTCGTCGTCTGGGCGCTGTTCATGATCCTGGCGATGTCGAACGGCGTGAACCTGACGGACGGTCTGGACGGCCTGGCCACCGGCGCGTCGGTGATGGTCTTCGGCGCGTACACCTTCATCGGGCTCTGGCAGTTCCAGGAGTCCTGCGCCAACGCCAAGGAACTCACCAACCCGAACGCCTGCTTCGAGGTGCGCGACCCGCTCGACCTCGCCGTCGTGGCCTCCGCGCTGATGGGCGCCTGCTTCGGCTTCCTGTGGTGGAACACCTCGCCCGCGAAGATCTTCATGGGCGACACCGGTTCGCTCGCCCTCGGCGGCGCCCTCGCCGGCCTCGCCATCTGCTCCCGCACGGAGCTGTTGCTGGCGATCCTCGGCGGCCTCTTCGTCCTGATCACCCTCTCCGTGATCATCCAGGTCGGCTCCTTCCGGATGACCGGCAGGCGCGTCTTCCGCATGGCGCCCCTGCAACACCACTTCGAGCTCAAGGGCTGGTCGGAAGTGCTCGTCGTGGTGCGGTTCTGGATCATCCAGGGCATGTGCGTCATCGTGGGCCTGGGACTCTTCTACGCGGGATGGGCGGCCGACAAGTGAGCACCGGCGCGGCGGACTGGCGGGGCAGGCGGGTCACCGTCGCCGGGCTGGGCGTGAGCGGCGTCCCCGCCGCCCGCGTCCTGAGCGGCCTGGGAGCACGCGTCACCGTCGTCGACGACGGCACCGACGAGCGCGCCCGCGCCCGGGCGGCCGAGTTGGAGGCCGAGGACGTCACGGTCCGCCTCGGGGACGGCGACACGCTCCCCGAGGGCACCGAGCTGGTCGTCACCGCCCCCGGCTGGCGCCCCGACAAACCGCTGTTCGCCGCCGCCGGGGCCGCCGGCGTCCCGGTCTGGGGCGACGTCGAGCTGGCCTGGCGGCTGCGCGGCCTCGACGGCCGGGAGCCCGCCCCGTGGCTCGCCGTCACCGGCACCAACGGCAAGACCACGACGGTCCGCATGCTCGCCTCCGTCCTGGAGGCGGCCGGCCTGCGGACCGCCGCCGTCGGCAACATCGGCGTCTCCCTCCTCGACGCCGTCCTCGGCGACGAGCAGTACGACGTCCTCGCCGTCGAGCTGTCCAGTTACCAGCTGCACTGGGCGCCCAGCGTGCGCGCCCACTCGGCGGCCGTGCTCAACCTGGCGCCGGACCACCTCGACTGGCACGGCTCCATGGAGGCGTACGCCGCCGACAAGGGCCGGATCTACGAGGGCGCCACCGTGGCCTGCGTCTACAAC from Streptomyces sp. MRC013 includes the following:
- the mraY gene encoding phospho-N-acetylmuramoyl-pentapeptide-transferase, coding for MRQILFAGAIGLFLTLIGTPLLIKLLARKGYGQFIRDDGPRTHGSKKGTPTMGGISFILATLIAYALAKVITGEDPSYSGVLVLFLMAGMGLVGFLDDYIKIVKQRSLGLRAKAKMAGQLIVGIAFAVLALQFSDKRGLAPASTKLSFITDFGWTIGPVLFVVWALFMILAMSNGVNLTDGLDGLATGASVMVFGAYTFIGLWQFQESCANAKELTNPNACFEVRDPLDLAVVASALMGACFGFLWWNTSPAKIFMGDTGSLALGGALAGLAICSRTELLLAILGGLFVLITLSVIIQVGSFRMTGRRVFRMAPLQHHFELKGWSEVLVVVRFWIIQGMCVIVGLGLFYAGWAADK